A section of the Burkholderia mallei ATCC 23344 genome encodes:
- a CDS encoding AraC family transcriptional regulator produces the protein MHRVTHYRRADDGIEAISLDTDRAFPRHAHDEFGVGVIVSGAHRSWSGCGTVDARAGDTIMVNPGEVHDGLPLGARAARSWRMLYLIPALVAGFAAEEGCGGVELAHPAVRDARLAAAVERLFARVVAGAQTPAASIACDEALALLVAALLARHASGRAPRAGSAPAIRIARERLDASPADAVSLAELASLAGVSRFQLLRGFARELGITPHAYLIQSRARLARALLARGLSIAQAAAEAGFADQSHLTRAFVRQFGITPGRFASR, from the coding sequence ATGCACCGTGTCACCCATTACCGCCGCGCCGACGACGGCATCGAAGCGATCAGTCTCGATACCGATCGTGCGTTTCCGCGTCACGCGCATGACGAGTTCGGCGTCGGCGTGATCGTCAGCGGCGCGCATCGTTCGTGGAGCGGATGCGGAACAGTCGATGCGCGCGCCGGCGACACGATCATGGTCAATCCGGGCGAAGTCCATGACGGCCTGCCGCTCGGCGCGCGCGCGGCGCGCAGCTGGCGCATGCTCTATCTCATACCCGCGCTCGTGGCGGGCTTCGCCGCCGAAGAAGGATGCGGCGGCGTCGAGCTCGCGCATCCGGCCGTCCGCGACGCGCGACTCGCGGCCGCCGTCGAGCGGCTGTTCGCGCGTGTCGTGGCGGGCGCGCAAACGCCTGCGGCGTCCATCGCGTGCGACGAGGCGCTCGCCCTGCTCGTCGCCGCGCTGCTCGCGCGGCATGCGAGCGGGCGCGCGCCGCGCGCCGGGAGCGCGCCCGCGATCCGGATCGCGCGCGAGCGGCTCGACGCGTCGCCGGCCGATGCCGTGTCGCTCGCCGAGCTCGCGAGTCTGGCGGGCGTCAGCCGTTTTCAACTGCTGCGCGGTTTCGCGCGCGAGCTCGGCATCACGCCGCACGCCTATCTGATCCAGTCGCGCGCACGCCTCGCCCGTGCGTTGCTTGCGCGCGGCCTGTCGATCGCGCAAGCCGCGGCCGAGGCGGGCTTCGCCGACCAGAGCCATCTGACGCGCGCGTTCGTTCGCCAGTTCGGCATCACGCCGGGACGCTTCGCGTCACGCTGA